The nucleotide sequence CGGCCTTCACCAGCTCGTCCAGCGCTTCCAGCGTCTCCTCGATCGGCACGCCGTCGGCCTCCGGCCGGTGGGTGTAGCCGCGGGTGCCGAAGCGGTTGGTGACGCGGTCGGGCCAGTGGAGCTGGTAGAGGTCGATGTAGTCGGTCTGCAGCCGGGCGAGGCTGGCCTCCACCGCGGCGAACAGGTTGGCGCGGTCGAGCCGGGAGGCGCCGCCGCGCACCCAGCCGAAGCCGCCGCCCGGCATGCCGATGATCTTGCTGGCGAGGATCACGCGGTCGCGCCCGCCGCGGCTGCGGAACCAGGTGCCGATGATCTCCTCGGTCCTGCCGTAGGTGTCGGCGGTGGGCGGCACGGCGTACATCTCCGCCGTGTCCCAGAAGGTCACGCCCTGGTCGAGCGCGTAATCCATCTGGGCGTGGCCCTCGGCTTCGGTGTTCTGGCGGCCCCAGGTCATGGTGCCGAGGCCGATGGCGCTGACCGACAGGCCGGTGCGGCCGAGCGGACGGTATTGCATGGGATCGGATTTCCCTACAGGAACAGGGTGAGGACTCCGGTATAGCCGTAAAGCCGCTGATGGGAAATCTCGCCGGCAGCGTAGAATCCCACCAGCGGGATCGGGCCGAAGGCCTCGCGGATCAGGGCCAGCTCGTTGTCGCCGCTGCCGAACAGGCTGGGGCCGCGGGCGATGCAGCTCACGTAGATGGCGCCCTTGGGCCGGGTGCTCACCCGTTTCTTCAGCGCCGCCAGCATCCGGCGCATGTCGGCCTCGGCGCTGGCGCGGTCGCGGCGGGTGAACAGGATGGGCTGGCCGGTCCGCACCTCCTCGGCGATGGAGATCCAGCCGGCGCGCGGGTCGATGGCGACGAGGTCGCGGACCAGATAGTCGCCGGTGTCCGACCCGGTGATCGGCAGGCCGGCGAAGATCAGCCCGGCGACGCGGGGCAGGTCGGCGGCGAGGTCGGGGCCGATGTCCTGCTTGAAGATCTCCAGCGCCGGGCGCCCGTCGATCTCCAGCACCTTGTCGCCGTCGGCGGCCGTGATGCTGCGGGCCGGGCCGATGGGGACGCAGCCCTGGGTGTGGGCGGTGGCGACCGGCAGGTCGGGGGCGAACAGCACGCCCGAGACGCCGCCCTCCGCCACCGGGCCGGCGGTGCCGGCCCCCGTGCCCGTGCCGCCGGGCATGGTGAATTGCGGGAAGCTGCCGCGCGACGCGCTGAGCCCGCCGACCAGGAAGCTGCCGGTCTCCTCCGACAGGGTGCTCACCAGCCCGGCGAGGTTCTTGGTCCGCGGGTCGGCATGGACCAGCGCCAGGGAGGAGCCGTGGCGGTCGAGCCAGGGGCCGGCCTTGCGGCGCAGCGGCTCCAGCCCCTCCGTCAGCATGGGGAAGAGGTGGAAGCTCTCCGGCGGCAGGCGGGCGGCCATCACCGCCATGCCCGGCTCGTCGAACAGGGTGTGGCCGTTGGCGCAGACGCCGATGCCGGTGGTGCCGACCCAGTGCGGGATGCCGGTCACCCCGCGCAGCAGCGTGACGATGCTGGTCGCCTGGTCCGCCAGCGCGTCGGTGAGGTAGAGGAAGCCCAGGGTGCAGCCCTCGACCGGGCCCAGCGACTCGAGGCAGGACTTCACGGTCGGCCCCCAGTCGCTTCCCGCGGCGGCCGCCGCCTGGAAGGTCGCCTCGTCAGCCGGCGCAGGCGTCGTCGTCATGGGCAGTCTCAGCCTCCGGTCCGGTTGACGCTGTCGAGCAGCCGCGTCACGTGCGGCAGGATACGCTCCACGATGATCGAGACGCCTTTGGCATTGGGATGAATGCCATCGGGCTGGTTCAGCGTCTGGTCGGTCGCCACCCCATCGAGGAAGAAGGGGTAGAGCGCCGCGCCGTACTGCCCGGCGAGGTCCGGGTAGATGGCGTTGAAGCGCTCGCCGTAGGCGCGGCCCAGGCTGGGGGCGGCGAGCATGCCGGCGACCAGGGTCGGGATGCGCTTCTCGGCCAGCGTCTTCAGGATGGCGTCCATGTTGGCGCGCGCCTGTCCGGGGTCGAGCCCGCGCAGCATGTCGTTGGCGCCGAGCTCGACGATCGCCGCGTCGGGCCTGTCGGCCAGCGCCCAGTCCAGCCGGGCGAGGCCGCCCGCCGTGGTGTCGCCCGACACGCCGGCATTGATGACCGTCACCGCATAGCCCTTCGCGGTCAGCGCCTTCTGGAGCTGCGCCGTGAAGCCCTGCGGTTCCGGCAGGCCATAGCCGGCGGTGAGGCTGTCGCCCAGCGCCAGCAGCTTGATCGGCTTGTCGCTTGCCGCCATCGCCCGTCCGCCCCCTCCGGTCAGCGGCGACAGGCCGCCCGCCAGGACGGCGGCGGCAAGGGCGACGGCCAGTCCGTTGAAACGACGGCGTGCGGAGCCATATGGCGGAAGTCCTTTTCGCTCGTTCGTGAGGCGCATTTGATGTCCCGATCCGATCGTCCGGCCGCTTCCGCCGCCAGCACGTCCGCGCTGGTGGATCTCGATGAGGTCCACCTGACATTGGACAGCGGGGCCGGACCCGTCAACATTCTGCGGGGGGTCAGCCTGCGGGTCGGTGCCGGCGAACGGGTTGGCGTCGTCGGCCCCAGCGGCTCCGGAAAATCCACGA is from Azospirillum thermophilum and encodes:
- a CDS encoding FIST signal transduction protein; translation: MTTTPAPADEATFQAAAAAGSDWGPTVKSCLESLGPVEGCTLGFLYLTDALADQATSIVTLLRGVTGIPHWVGTTGIGVCANGHTLFDEPGMAVMAARLPPESFHLFPMLTEGLEPLRRKAGPWLDRHGSSLALVHADPRTKNLAGLVSTLSEETGSFLVGGLSASRGSFPQFTMPGGTGTGAGTAGPVAEGGVSGVLFAPDLPVATAHTQGCVPIGPARSITAADGDKVLEIDGRPALEIFKQDIGPDLAADLPRVAGLIFAGLPITGSDTGDYLVRDLVAIDPRAGWISIAEEVRTGQPILFTRRDRASAEADMRRMLAALKKRVSTRPKGAIYVSCIARGPSLFGSGDNELALIREAFGPIPLVGFYAAGEISHQRLYGYTGVLTLFL
- a CDS encoding arylesterase — its product is MAASDKPIKLLALGDSLTAGYGLPEPQGFTAQLQKALTAKGYAVTVINAGVSGDTTAGGLARLDWALADRPDAAIVELGANDMLRGLDPGQARANMDAILKTLAEKRIPTLVAGMLAAPSLGRAYGERFNAIYPDLAGQYGAALYPFFLDGVATDQTLNQPDGIHPNAKGVSIIVERILPHVTRLLDSVNRTGG